The following are from one region of the Paenibacillus sp. JZ16 genome:
- a CDS encoding DMT family transporter encodes MNSNRAPIPVFIPLFIGIIAISFSSIFVKWSTSPVSIQAMYRLVITFLIMLPFAGKYAPAIKSLKRSELLLLLLSGSMLALHFLLWMGSLKWTSVASSTIILALQPVFVMIGAYFWFKEKTSLAAIGGMAIAFLGVFLLIGSSGLSGSKGHLTGDIMSLLGTAAVAVHMLLGQLLLRRLPSFLYSWLVFAVAASVLAVYNVGMNIPMTGYSGREWGIFALLAVVPTVFGHLLFNWLMKYATASTVSMSVLGEPVGASLLAFLLLNESMNSLQAAGGALVLLGLVLFLKVGKSKKQPVDLQPEALG; translated from the coding sequence ATGAATTCGAACCGAGCACCGATCCCTGTATTTATCCCACTGTTTATCGGCATCATCGCTATTTCTTTTTCCTCCATATTCGTAAAATGGTCCACCAGTCCCGTATCCATTCAAGCGATGTACAGACTGGTGATCACGTTCCTGATCATGCTGCCCTTCGCGGGCAAATATGCGCCGGCTATCAAATCGTTGAAGCGTTCTGAACTGCTGCTGCTTCTTCTATCCGGTTCGATGCTGGCCCTGCACTTTTTGTTATGGATGGGCTCCTTGAAGTGGACGAGTGTAGCCAGCTCCACAATTATCCTTGCCCTTCAGCCGGTGTTTGTGATGATAGGTGCTTACTTCTGGTTTAAGGAGAAAACATCGCTGGCGGCAATCGGCGGCATGGCGATCGCTTTCCTCGGCGTATTCCTTCTCATTGGGAGCAGCGGACTCAGTGGGAGCAAGGGGCATTTGACTGGTGATATCATGTCGCTGCTGGGGACGGCTGCGGTCGCCGTGCATATGCTCCTGGGTCAATTGCTACTGCGGCGTCTGCCTTCATTCTTATACAGCTGGCTTGTCTTTGCAGTAGCGGCCTCCGTACTGGCGGTGTATAACGTAGGAATGAACATTCCGATGACGGGGTATTCCGGACGAGAGTGGGGGATTTTTGCTTTATTGGCTGTCGTGCCAACGGTATTCGGCCATCTGCTGTTCAATTGGCTGATGAAGTATGCCACAGCCTCCACCGTATCGATGAGCGTTCTTGGAGAGCCGGTTGGAGCGAGTTTACTGGCTTTTCTCCTGCTGAATGAGTCGATGAACTCCCTGCAGGCGGCAGGGGGGGCGCTCGTGCTGTTAGGGTTGGTATTATTCTTGAAAGTCGGGAAATCGAAAAAGCAGCCTGTAGACCTTCAACCCGAAGCGCTGGGGTGA
- a CDS encoding zinc-dependent alcohol dehydrogenase codes for MKAVTYQGRHRIQVKDMKDAVLRHSDDVLIRVTTTAICGSDLHLYNGGLKQLNDDYIIGHEPMGIVVEAGPEVSRVKVGDRVIIPFIVSCGKCLFCQNHMESQCDYANEGKNTGGFFGYSDAYGGFQGAQAELLRVPYGNSMPFVIPEDAEMEDEKLLMLSDALPTAIWSVENGGVKPGDVVVVLGCGPIGLLTQKFSWLKGAKRVIAIDHVDYRLAHAKRTNHVETYNFEKIKPIEDFIRELTKGGADVVIDCVGLDAKRTGLEMLGSVLRVQGGSLGAFRMAVNMVRKYGTIQLTGIYGLVYNAFPLGELFERNITLKMGLAPVIHYMPRLYQMLKEGTVDPSDIITHRLPMEKAAHGYEIFNERKDGCIKVILKP; via the coding sequence GTGAAAGCAGTCACTTATCAAGGCAGACATCGGATCCAAGTAAAGGATATGAAGGACGCCGTTCTTCGGCACAGCGACGATGTCCTGATCCGAGTCACCACCACGGCCATCTGCGGATCGGATTTGCATTTATACAACGGTGGATTAAAACAGCTGAACGATGATTACATTATCGGCCATGAGCCGATGGGAATCGTGGTGGAAGCAGGTCCTGAAGTAAGCAGGGTCAAAGTGGGAGACCGCGTGATCATTCCTTTTATTGTATCTTGCGGAAAATGCCTGTTTTGTCAGAATCACATGGAGAGCCAATGCGATTATGCGAATGAGGGCAAGAATACCGGCGGTTTTTTTGGATATAGTGACGCCTACGGCGGTTTTCAAGGTGCGCAAGCAGAGCTTTTACGGGTTCCTTACGGGAATTCCATGCCCTTTGTTATACCTGAGGACGCCGAGATGGAAGATGAGAAGCTGCTCATGCTTTCCGATGCGCTGCCCACAGCCATCTGGAGCGTGGAGAACGGAGGGGTTAAACCAGGCGATGTCGTGGTTGTTCTGGGCTGCGGTCCCATTGGACTGCTAACGCAAAAGTTTTCCTGGTTAAAAGGCGCGAAGCGGGTAATTGCGATTGATCATGTGGATTACAGGCTCGCGCATGCGAAACGGACCAATCACGTGGAGACTTACAATTTTGAGAAGATCAAACCGATTGAAGATTTCATCAGAGAACTCACAAAGGGCGGCGCGGATGTTGTTATCGATTGCGTAGGCCTTGATGCCAAGCGGACGGGATTGGAAATGCTGGGCAGCGTACTAAGGGTTCAGGGCGGTTCTTTAGGAGCTTTCCGCATGGCCGTCAACATGGTTCGCAAATACGGGACCATCCAGCTAACCGGCATATACGGGCTGGTGTATAATGCCTTTCCGCTTGGAGAGCTGTTCGAACGCAATATTACGTTAAAAATGGGGCTTGCTCCCGTTATTCATTACATGCCGCGCCTTTATCAAATGTTGAAAGAAGGGACTGTGGACCCTTCGGATATCATCACACACCGGCTTCCGATGGAGAAGGCTGCCCACGGCTACGAAATCTTCAATGAGCGGAAGGATGGCTGTATCAAAGTCATTTTAAAGCCTTAG
- a CDS encoding AzlC family ABC transporter permease translates to MSIKSERLPASMDGNQGNTYLQGFKDCIPTLLGYLSIGFAAGVVERTAGFTLLEIALISLLLYAGSGQFIAAGMIAAASPILSIIVTIFFVNARHLLLSAALAPYFKGLSSGKSFFIGSLLTDETFGVAAAKATEQKKLGYKWMVGLNITAYLFWCAANVAGGLVGEWIPEPEKFGLDFALPGMFIGLLALQWISRKKYKLDFMVVMIAAVSVVAVSTIMPGSAAVIVAIVVAATAGMVIERWK, encoded by the coding sequence ATGAGCATCAAGTCAGAACGGCTCCCTGCTAGTATGGATGGGAACCAGGGAAACACCTATCTTCAAGGCTTCAAAGATTGTATTCCAACCCTCTTGGGCTACCTAAGCATCGGTTTTGCGGCAGGTGTTGTCGAGCGCACCGCAGGTTTCACCCTGCTCGAAATCGCGCTCATTTCGCTGCTGCTCTATGCGGGCTCCGGGCAATTTATTGCGGCAGGGATGATAGCGGCTGCTAGCCCGATCCTATCGATCATAGTTACGATATTTTTCGTGAATGCCAGGCATCTGCTGTTAAGCGCGGCGCTTGCCCCTTACTTTAAAGGTCTTTCTTCGGGAAAAAGCTTCTTCATCGGTTCCTTGTTAACCGACGAGACGTTTGGTGTAGCGGCAGCCAAGGCCACCGAGCAGAAAAAACTCGGCTATAAATGGATGGTCGGCCTGAATATTACGGCGTATCTGTTCTGGTGCGCAGCCAATGTAGCAGGCGGTTTAGTCGGGGAGTGGATTCCCGAGCCGGAGAAGTTTGGCCTTGATTTTGCACTGCCGGGGATGTTTATCGGATTGCTTGCTCTGCAATGGATCAGCCGGAAGAAGTATAAACTTGATTTCATGGTGGTTATGATTGCCGCTGTTTCAGTGGTAGCTGTCAGTACAATTATGCCGGGAAGCGCGGCGGTCATAGTCGCGATTGTGGTTGCGGCTACTGCAGGGATGGTGATCGAACGATGGAAATAA
- a CDS encoding AzlD domain-containing protein, with protein sequence MEIRWHIAILIIGCAVVTLIPRVLPLMILSKLRIPEAMIRWLDHVPIAVMGALLAQELLLSDGRIDPGGHSLELIAAVPAFLTAFLTKSLFATVIVGILTLVGLRLFF encoded by the coding sequence ATGGAAATAAGATGGCATATCGCCATATTGATTATCGGTTGTGCTGTCGTAACCCTTATTCCAAGGGTTCTGCCGCTTATGATTCTGAGCAAGCTCCGCATTCCCGAGGCGATGATCCGGTGGTTAGATCATGTCCCGATTGCCGTCATGGGAGCGCTGCTAGCCCAGGAGCTGCTGTTATCGGATGGACGTATAGACCCAGGGGGGCATTCACTAGAATTGATTGCAGCCGTGCCCGCTTTCCTAACCGCTTTTCTCACAAAAAGCCTGTTTGCCACCGTCATTGTCGGGATCCTGACTTTGGTGGGGCTCCGCTTGTTTTTCTAA
- a CDS encoding glycosyltransferase family 2 protein yields MMPTVTIVIPFYNCQYIQQALESAVQQTYPAVEIIVVDDGSTQYSHLIAPYMNRVYYMGKSNGGTASALNHGILHASGDYIAWLSSDDRYVPQKIERQMSYMLSSGLDVTYTGFCVIDEHNRVTTPYEGIPMASHADLARQLTYSNPINGCTVIMKKDWLHRVGLFNPQLPYTHDFDLWIRLLMSGASFGFIPDMLTMYRVHSQMGTVRHQARILPEYEMVKNNYRHVLEHLAQLGR; encoded by the coding sequence ATGATGCCGACGGTTACGATAGTCATACCTTTCTATAACTGCCAGTATATACAGCAAGCATTGGAAAGTGCGGTACAACAAACGTACCCTGCCGTAGAAATCATAGTCGTAGATGATGGGTCAACTCAATATTCACATCTGATCGCACCTTACATGAACAGAGTCTACTATATGGGCAAGAGTAACGGCGGAACGGCCAGCGCCTTGAATCATGGCATTTTGCATGCTTCCGGTGATTATATTGCCTGGCTCAGTTCGGATGATCGTTATGTTCCCCAAAAGATTGAGCGGCAGATGTCGTATATGCTGAGCAGCGGACTCGATGTCACGTATACCGGTTTTTGCGTCATTGATGAGCACAACCGGGTGACAACGCCGTACGAAGGGATTCCCATGGCGTCTCATGCAGATTTGGCCCGTCAGCTCACGTATTCCAATCCGATTAACGGCTGCACGGTCATTATGAAGAAAGACTGGCTTCACCGGGTAGGTCTATTTAATCCACAGCTTCCCTACACCCATGATTTCGATCTTTGGATTCGGCTGTTAATGAGCGGAGCTTCTTTTGGATTCATACCGGATATGCTTACGATGTATCGGGTACATTCCCAGATGGGTACGGTCCGTCATCAAGCGAGAATTCTTCCAGAATATGAGATGGTGAAAAACAATTACCGCCATGTACTTGAGCATTTGGCTCAGCTTGGCCGATAA
- a CDS encoding glycosyltransferase family 4 protein: MKILLATHWLLPHVGGVYNFMQELKKRLEQLGHEVDLLGNSPDYRKIHIVNQGKELAKEVLLPMLEAKLDPQTAPGLNQHSAIRFYELERYCMELAAAYFGLEQYDIIHTQDSFSTRSLSRVKPKRTPLVSHIHGSVAREMKDIFRNNPAQGVNEGSPAWRYFPAIEYHAALSSDLTITANQWSKNVLMSDCGVPDYRITVFQYGLDAEAFQAKYSAGSSHRRPPGKKVIICPARLVFVKGIHVLLESLAILKRMRNDWVCWIVGDGAMRGQLEEQAIRTGLQHEVLFLGQHDNVPGLLSQSDIFVHTCIQDNQPYSVMEAQMAGLPSVVSTAGGLPEMVTHGFTGLLAPVGDPGSTAQHLNLLLRDEDYRKFLGNNAKTFAYKHWSMDLMIERMLNIYYGAIAQKSSQ; the protein is encoded by the coding sequence ATGAAAATACTACTGGCAACCCATTGGCTACTCCCCCATGTTGGCGGAGTATATAACTTCATGCAGGAGCTCAAGAAACGTCTTGAACAGCTGGGTCATGAAGTTGATCTGCTCGGAAACAGTCCGGATTACAGGAAAATCCATATTGTCAACCAAGGGAAGGAACTAGCCAAAGAAGTTTTGCTGCCCATGCTGGAGGCAAAGCTTGATCCGCAGACGGCTCCTGGTTTGAATCAGCATAGTGCGATACGCTTTTATGAGCTCGAGCGTTACTGCATGGAGCTGGCGGCAGCCTATTTCGGGCTGGAGCAATACGATATCATTCATACACAGGATAGTTTTTCTACACGCTCTTTAAGTAGGGTAAAACCCAAGCGTACGCCACTCGTATCGCATATCCACGGCTCTGTCGCACGTGAGATGAAGGACATATTTCGAAATAATCCTGCACAAGGCGTCAATGAAGGAAGTCCCGCCTGGCGTTATTTTCCAGCCATTGAGTATCATGCGGCCTTGTCCTCTGATTTAACGATTACGGCTAATCAATGGTCCAAGAATGTTCTTATGAGCGATTGCGGGGTACCTGATTATCGGATTACGGTGTTTCAATATGGTCTGGACGCTGAAGCGTTTCAGGCAAAATATAGCGCGGGATCGTCACATCGGCGACCACCTGGGAAAAAGGTCATTATCTGTCCGGCCAGATTGGTGTTCGTGAAGGGGATTCATGTGCTGCTTGAATCCCTTGCTATTCTCAAGCGGATGCGAAACGACTGGGTGTGCTGGATTGTAGGGGATGGTGCCATGCGAGGGCAACTGGAAGAGCAGGCCATAAGGACGGGGCTGCAGCATGAGGTGTTATTCCTTGGACAGCATGACAACGTTCCGGGGCTGCTCAGCCAATCGGATATCTTTGTCCATACTTGCATTCAAGATAACCAGCCGTACTCGGTTATGGAAGCCCAAATGGCAGGACTCCCGAGCGTCGTATCGACCGCAGGGGGGTTGCCCGAAATGGTAACTCACGGTTTCACGGGATTGTTAGCCCCTGTAGGAGATCCGGGAAGCACGGCCCAGCACCTCAATTTGCTGCTCCGAGATGAGGATTATCGAAAATTTCTGGGTAATAACGCCAAGACATTCGCCTATAAGCATTGGTCCATGGATCTTATGATCGAACGTATGCTGAACATATACTACGGCGCCATCGCTCAGAAATCATCCCAGTAA
- a CDS encoding DUF1796 family putative cysteine peptidase → MLSLQDIKGPYHAIFSLGNNCLPGIELREHGLRRFAGPIDWMGTPVLPQISRMLRNRFEGMLVYSNLLMVNQASEELYNIWDQEYDLYLNHDFYVHNNFPPDLLGYPDVKVKYDRRIARFLQTLGSGGRILFIRTDSSREDIKELVDSLKQICYGPFHVLAVNHEPVQEIEMLDWNLEHVCAVKMPNVDIWFSNRFRWSFLFQGMYLI, encoded by the coding sequence ATGTTGAGCCTCCAAGATATCAAAGGCCCCTACCATGCGATATTCAGTTTGGGAAACAACTGTTTGCCGGGTATTGAGCTAAGAGAACACGGTTTGCGCAGATTTGCCGGACCTATCGATTGGATGGGTACTCCGGTGCTGCCTCAAATATCAAGAATGCTTCGCAATCGGTTTGAAGGCATGCTGGTGTATTCCAACTTACTCATGGTTAATCAGGCTAGTGAAGAGCTGTATAATATCTGGGATCAAGAATACGACCTCTATCTTAACCATGATTTTTATGTGCATAACAATTTCCCTCCCGATCTGCTGGGATATCCGGATGTTAAGGTTAAATATGATCGTAGAATTGCCAGATTTCTGCAGACGTTGGGAAGCGGGGGCCGCATTCTGTTTATCCGAACCGATTCCAGTCGCGAGGATATTAAGGAATTGGTAGATTCTTTGAAACAAATATGCTACGGACCTTTCCATGTGCTCGCCGTCAATCATGAACCTGTCCAGGAAATAGAAATGTTGGATTGGAACTTAGAGCACGTTTGCGCTGTAAAAATGCCGAATGTCGATATCTGGTTCAGCAACCGCTTTCGCTGGAGTTTTCTGTTCCAAGGCATGTATTTGATCTAA
- a CDS encoding glycosyltransferase family 4 protein — translation MKVLFVYYVPSGGVETLNRQRCRALRLAGIEAHCLYYNWGSGMQNAADFPIYVTRNDIEIKHILDSNNFDVIVVTTDHASFPRFRMLGFKGKFVLEIQGYGPKSVAHAQLSQAVPYVNEYADALLNPNTPHIAALFQELYPHKPQFHFNNCFDSQRFTYHSYPRPSSPVMAWLGRIEDNKNWREFLHVGHALKEHVPDLQMWMFEDSELSQPLEREQFLLLIDELGLSDRLTLRSNVPNAEMPYYYSIIGDSGGFLCCTSKVEGAPYAVLEAMSCRCPVLTTDSDGVSTSVHHNYTGKFYVLGNIDHAVTEALELMKEPVLREQIRDQAMRHVEQHFNPHIYAMNFAGLLQSIGL, via the coding sequence ATGAAGGTGCTGTTCGTCTACTATGTGCCGAGCGGGGGGGTCGAGACATTAAACAGACAGCGATGCCGTGCACTGCGACTAGCCGGAATCGAGGCGCATTGCCTGTATTATAACTGGGGGTCCGGCATGCAGAATGCTGCGGACTTCCCCATCTACGTCACCCGCAATGACATCGAGATCAAGCACATCTTGGATTCGAATAATTTTGACGTCATCGTCGTTACGACGGATCACGCCAGTTTCCCGCGCTTTCGAATGCTGGGGTTCAAAGGGAAATTCGTGCTGGAGATTCAAGGGTATGGACCCAAGAGCGTTGCCCATGCGCAGCTTTCACAGGCAGTTCCATATGTGAATGAATATGCTGACGCGCTGCTTAATCCCAATACCCCGCATATTGCCGCTCTGTTCCAGGAGCTGTATCCGCATAAGCCGCAGTTTCATTTCAACAATTGTTTTGATAGTCAACGGTTCACGTACCATTCTTATCCGAGACCCTCAAGCCCTGTAATGGCATGGCTTGGACGGATCGAGGATAACAAGAATTGGCGAGAGTTTCTTCATGTCGGGCATGCGCTTAAGGAGCATGTTCCTGATCTCCAAATGTGGATGTTTGAGGATAGTGAGCTCAGCCAGCCGTTAGAAAGGGAGCAATTCCTATTACTCATTGATGAATTAGGCCTGTCGGATCGTTTAACCCTTCGGTCCAACGTGCCTAATGCCGAGATGCCTTATTACTATTCAATTATTGGAGACTCAGGCGGATTTCTGTGCTGCACTTCCAAGGTAGAGGGAGCACCTTATGCGGTGCTTGAGGCGATGAGCTGCCGCTGCCCGGTGCTGACAACCGATTCGGATGGGGTATCCACCTCGGTTCATCATAACTACACAGGCAAGTTTTATGTGCTCGGAAACATTGACCATGCCGTTACCGAAGCGCTTGAACTCATGAAGGAACCTGTTCTTCGTGAACAGATTCGAGACCAGGCGATGAGACATGTCGAGCAACATTTCAATCCGCATATCTATGCGATGAATTTTGCCGGCCTGCTTCAATCGATAGGGTTGTAA
- a CDS encoding NAD-dependent epimerase/dehydratase family protein, with protein MKMVVTGGAGFIGSHLVNGLVNQGYEVHVIDNLTTGDPGRLHSEAILHVTDVNSQQTTAYISVLKPDVVFHLAAQADVQRSIKEPQLDADANVMGTINVLEACRKAGVRKIVFASTSGVYGDLEKSQLTEDDPVNPISFYALSKVAGEQYIRLYHRFFGLQYTILRYGNVYGPGQTAKGEGGVVAVFGDRLRQGAPFHIFGNGEQTRDFIYVKDVVEANLASIQHGDESVLHVSTGTGHTVNSLVDHISRLHPDRIDVHYLPAKNGDILHSCLNNERTRALLQWSPLFSLEEGMEETYRHWLRTS; from the coding sequence ATGAAGATGGTTGTAACCGGCGGAGCAGGCTTTATCGGCTCCCACCTGGTGAACGGACTCGTGAATCAAGGCTATGAAGTCCATGTGATTGATAACCTCACAACCGGAGATCCAGGTCGCCTTCACAGCGAGGCGATTTTACATGTAACCGATGTAAACAGCCAGCAGACAACGGCGTATATCTCCGTGCTGAAGCCGGACGTTGTGTTCCACTTGGCCGCACAGGCCGATGTGCAGCGGTCGATCAAAGAGCCTCAACTTGATGCGGATGCGAATGTAATGGGCACCATCAATGTACTTGAAGCTTGCCGCAAGGCTGGAGTCCGTAAGATTGTGTTTGCATCGACTTCTGGCGTATATGGAGATCTGGAGAAATCTCAGCTGACGGAGGATGATCCGGTTAATCCAATCTCCTTCTATGCCCTATCCAAGGTGGCAGGCGAGCAATATATCCGCTTATACCACCGTTTCTTCGGCCTGCAGTACACCATTCTTCGTTATGGGAATGTCTACGGTCCGGGTCAGACTGCGAAGGGGGAAGGCGGTGTTGTGGCGGTATTTGGTGACCGTCTGCGTCAAGGTGCTCCGTTTCATATATTCGGCAATGGCGAGCAAACCCGGGACTTCATTTATGTCAAGGATGTGGTTGAAGCAAACCTCGCCTCCATTCAACACGGGGACGAGAGCGTTCTACATGTTAGCACCGGCACCGGCCATACCGTCAATTCACTCGTCGATCACATCAGCAGACTGCATCCTGACCGCATTGATGTTCACTATTTGCCCGCGAAGAACGGCGATATTCTGCACAGCTGCCTGAATAATGAGAGGACCCGGGCATTGCTGCAGTGGAGTCCGTTATTTAGCCTGGAAGAAGGCATGGAAGAAACCTACCGCCACTGGCTTCGCACATCCTGA
- a CDS encoding LTA synthase family protein, with the protein MERYLEQRLRLCILVFLTLLLKLILLRVFLFNGVIWGKVLTDALSLLALISFLELLLPVRGKKMVYVILNVVLSFIMFASAVYNVHFGSIPTYTALAGIGQVNQVRASITALLEPEHFLFFLDLLVLLIIWAVRKIRSRTRGGLHFGGVRSSYSVSYSRRPGMKWRISMMVVLVIAGVLSGLIIRKEWGIENEIVRAEQMGFMNYQVSSVIRISQENRALAEGSLQDTILRSQQLLATYPYVKEAKDKPDYYGAAKGKNLIIVQMESLQNFPVGQSLNGQELTPVMNQLADGGLYFPHVFQQIGQGNTSDAEFAVNTSIYPTGTVAMSTGFGNKELPSLPRLLNKHGYVTTTFHVNDVKFWDRSKMYPALDFQHYYDKPYFTNDNFNEFGPSDEELFRVGVDKLLENQQQNKPTYAHYITVSNHSPYHVKDEFAKITLPAELEGTHLGNYLKSVNYSDYALGTLVDRLKQNGLWDDTVLVVYGDHFGINPAEADAEMISSTLGIPYHERVSRFNIPLVIHVPGMKEGKVIEQVGGQVDILPTVANLLGVSLDDEGFNAFGHDLLNVDRNVIGMRYYLPTGSFFNNDILFVPGDGFEDGTAVSLKTLEPVTDITRYRGDYDYILQLMKLSDEYVKMLPKRAP; encoded by the coding sequence ATGGAACGCTACCTTGAACAAAGGTTGAGATTATGCATACTCGTTTTTTTGACGCTCTTATTGAAGCTGATCCTTCTAAGAGTGTTTCTGTTTAATGGGGTCATATGGGGGAAGGTGCTCACCGACGCGCTATCCCTGCTGGCGCTGATTAGCTTTCTGGAGCTGCTCCTGCCGGTAAGAGGCAAAAAGATGGTCTATGTGATCCTAAATGTCGTATTATCGTTCATCATGTTTGCGTCCGCTGTTTATAACGTTCATTTCGGGTCCATACCGACATATACCGCGCTTGCGGGGATCGGGCAAGTAAACCAGGTAAGAGCCAGCATTACGGCTTTGTTAGAGCCGGAGCACTTTCTCTTCTTCCTGGACCTGCTGGTCCTGTTGATCATATGGGCGGTTCGAAAAATTCGTTCCCGCACCCGAGGAGGATTGCATTTTGGTGGAGTCCGTTCCAGTTATTCCGTTTCCTATTCGCGCAGGCCTGGCATGAAGTGGCGCATATCCATGATGGTTGTGCTGGTCATTGCGGGTGTTCTGTCCGGACTTATCATCCGTAAAGAATGGGGAATCGAGAATGAAATCGTGCGAGCGGAGCAAATGGGATTCATGAATTACCAGGTTTCCTCCGTGATCCGGATATCGCAGGAGAACCGTGCGCTGGCCGAAGGGAGTCTGCAAGACACGATTCTGCGCTCCCAGCAGCTCCTGGCGACTTATCCTTACGTTAAGGAAGCAAAGGACAAGCCGGACTACTACGGCGCTGCCAAAGGCAAAAATCTGATCATCGTTCAGATGGAATCGCTGCAGAATTTTCCGGTTGGTCAGTCCTTGAATGGCCAGGAGCTGACACCGGTGATGAACCAGCTCGCAGATGGCGGCCTGTATTTCCCGCATGTCTTCCAACAGATCGGGCAAGGCAACACTTCGGATGCCGAATTTGCGGTCAATACATCGATTTATCCAACCGGAACGGTGGCGATGTCCACCGGATTCGGGAATAAAGAGCTGCCAAGTCTGCCGCGGCTCTTGAACAAGCACGGTTATGTTACGACGACATTCCACGTGAATGACGTGAAGTTCTGGGATCGAAGCAAAATGTACCCTGCGCTTGATTTTCAGCATTATTACGACAAGCCCTACTTCACGAATGATAACTTCAATGAGTTTGGACCTTCCGATGAAGAGCTGTTCCGTGTCGGCGTGGATAAGCTGCTGGAGAATCAACAGCAGAACAAGCCTACCTATGCCCATTACATCACGGTATCCAACCATTCGCCATATCATGTGAAGGATGAATTTGCGAAGATCACTCTGCCGGCTGAACTGGAAGGGACCCATCTGGGGAATTACCTGAAGTCGGTGAATTATTCGGATTATGCACTCGGTACTCTGGTTGACCGTCTGAAGCAGAACGGATTGTGGGATGATACCGTATTGGTGGTGTACGGGGATCACTTCGGCATCAATCCGGCAGAAGCCGACGCCGAGATGATCTCGTCAACGCTGGGCATTCCTTACCATGAGCGGGTCAGCCGATTTAATATCCCGCTTGTCATTCATGTACCTGGCATGAAGGAAGGAAAGGTCATCGAGCAGGTAGGGGGGCAGGTCGATATTCTGCCAACCGTCGCTAACCTTTTAGGCGTATCGCTTGACGATGAAGGCTTTAACGCATTTGGGCATGACCTGCTGAATGTGGACCGCAATGTAATCGGGATGAGATATTATTTGCCGACAGGCTCTTTCTTTAATAATGACATTCTGTTCGTTCCCGGTGACGGATTTGAGGATGGCACGGCGGTTTCACTGAAGACGCTCGAGCCCGTCACGGACATCACGCGGTATCGCGGCGATTACGACTATATTCTGCAGTTAATGAAGCTGTCCGATGAATATGTGAAAATGCTGCCCAAGCGAGCGCCATAA
- the bioB gene encoding biotin synthase BioB, protein MTTQIHYDWAKLADHVVRGHEITPIEALAILNSEDQELLTVMQAAYRIRREYYGNKVKLNMIVNAKSGLCPEDCGYCSQSIVSEAPIDKYAWLTKDKILEGARESIRRKAGTYCIVASGRRPSNREIDHVVAAVKEITQTTQLKVCCCLGFLNEDHARKLADAGVHRYNHNLNTSKDNYEQITTTHTYDDRLDTVKQASSSGMSPCSGAIFGMGESLEERVEIAFALKSLGADSIPCNFLNAIEGTPLEGRKELTPMMCLKILAMMRFVNPTKEIRIAGGREVNLRSLQPLGLYAANSIFIGDYLTTEGQAHNADWGLIEDLGFEIEECALS, encoded by the coding sequence ATGACGACTCAAATCCATTATGATTGGGCGAAGCTGGCTGATCACGTTGTGCGAGGGCATGAAATAACGCCGATTGAGGCTTTGGCCATTCTCAACAGCGAGGATCAGGAACTGCTGACGGTTATGCAGGCTGCATATCGAATCCGCCGCGAGTATTATGGGAACAAGGTTAAGCTGAACATGATCGTTAACGCAAAATCCGGTCTGTGTCCTGAAGATTGCGGATACTGCTCCCAGTCCATCGTGTCGGAAGCGCCTATTGATAAATACGCATGGCTTACCAAAGACAAAATTCTCGAAGGCGCGCGTGAGTCGATTCGCCGGAAGGCGGGAACCTATTGCATCGTTGCTTCCGGTCGTCGTCCTTCCAATCGGGAGATAGATCATGTAGTCGCAGCGGTGAAGGAGATTACACAGACGACTCAGCTGAAGGTGTGCTGTTGTCTGGGCTTTTTGAATGAGGATCATGCGCGCAAGCTCGCTGATGCCGGCGTGCATCGATATAACCACAATCTGAATACTTCCAAAGATAACTATGAACAGATTACGACCACGCATACATACGATGACCGCTTAGATACCGTGAAGCAGGCAAGCTCTTCCGGAATGTCCCCTTGTTCCGGAGCCATTTTCGGAATGGGCGAGAGCCTGGAAGAACGGGTGGAGATTGCGTTTGCTCTGAAGTCGCTTGGAGCCGATTCGATTCCTTGCAATTTTCTGAATGCGATTGAAGGCACTCCTCTTGAAGGGCGTAAAGAATTGACCCCGATGATGTGCTTGAAGATTCTTGCCATGATGCGGTTTGTTAACCCTACGAAGGAGATTCGGATTGCAGGGGGACGTGAAGTGAATCTGCGCTCCTTGCAGCCGTTGGGATTATATGCGGCCAATTCGATCTTCATCGGCGATTATTTAACAACAGAAGGCCAGGCCCATAACGCAGACTGGGGATTGATTGAAGACCTAGGGTTTGAAATTGAGGAATGCGCTCTGTCATGA